Proteins from one Mobula birostris isolate sMobBir1 chromosome 10, sMobBir1.hap1, whole genome shotgun sequence genomic window:
- the LOC140203963 gene encoding uncharacterized protein: MADKTAAHNGEKPYICSVCDCTFSRSSSLAIHMRSHTGQQPYKCGDCGKGFNYPSELETHQRSHTGERLFSCSVCGKGFTRSSHLLTHRPVHTRERPFTCSVCGKGFTQSSHLLTHQHIHTGERPFRCTICGKGFTQMSNQLRHQRVHAGERPFSCSACGKRFTQSSTLLRHQQTHTGERPFTCSVCAKGFTRSSHLLAHQRIHTEEMPIRCSASCNERIFGSGSTGTQSVSQSYMVTPGVWSEWERGPGIWEHCGKSVLESERTEGYTGMGSHWERDHWIWNHWGWSQDAGTLEGDSRCL; this comes from the coding sequence ATGGCAGATAAAACTGCTGCACACAATGGAGAGAAGCCGTATATATGTTCAGTGTGCGACTGCACCTTCAGTCGGTCTTCCAGTCTGGCAATACATATGCGCAGTCACACAGGGCAGCAGCCATACAAATGtggggactgtgggaagggattcaactACCCGTCGGAACTGGAAACTCACCAGCGCAGTCACACCGGCGAGAGGCTTTTCAGCTGCtcggtgtgtgggaagggattcacccgcTCATCGCACCTGTTAACTCACCGGCCCGTCCACAccagggagaggccgttcacctgctcagtgtgtgggaagggattcactcagtcctcCCACCTTCTGACGCACCAGcacattcacactggggagcgacCGTTCCGGTGCACCATTTGTGGCAAGGGATTCACCCAGATGTCCAACCAGCTGCGGCACCAGCGCGTTCAcgcaggggagaggccattctcctgctccgcttgtgggaagcgattcactcagtcgtCCACCCTGCTGAGACACCAGCAGactcacacaggggagaggcccttcacctgctccgtgtgtgccaAAGGGTTTACTCGGTCCTCCCATTTACTGGCTCACCAACGCATTCACACTGAAGAGATGCCAATCAGATGCTCGGCATCTTGCAACGAGCGGATCTTTGGCTCAGGTAGCACAGGGACCCAGTCAGTTTCCCAGAGTTATATGGTAACTCCTGGAGTCTGGAGCGAGTGGGAGAGGGGTCCTGGGATCTGGGAGCATTGTGGCAAGAGTGTCTTGGAATCTGAGAGGACCGAAGGCTACACTGGGATGGGATCTCATTGGGAGAGAGACCACTGGATTTGGAACCACTGGGGATGGTCCCAGGATGCGGGAACCCTGGAAGGCGATTCTAGATGTTTGTGA